From one Dehalococcoidales bacterium genomic stretch:
- a CDS encoding aminopeptidase, protein MSAPIIEMLPMARTIVERILSIKPGEKVCIYTDTQRPESITQLLAGSVRAAGAEPVVVTITPREVGGVDPPPVAIAAIQAADVIIAQASYAIIHTETVRNALKQGSRICEMWGFNEDMMVHGGATADYPAIRELSLKLEKILTEGKEARLTTPDGTDMTVSMEGRGGAILAGFATGPGQFCAFPDGEATIAPIEGSARGVLVNPFCMEKQEFGFIKEGITLKVEGGRVVAIEGGLIASQLRSLLDSMGDTARNIAELAIGTNPKARVGVTIRETKKAWGTTHVALGDSRSIGGTVESPLHMDMIFREPTLVVDGKTIVKDGQILIR, encoded by the coding sequence ATGAGCGCGCCAATTATAGAGATGTTACCCATGGCCCGGACGATAGTAGAGAGAATCCTCAGCATCAAGCCGGGGGAAAAAGTCTGTATCTATACCGATACACAGCGCCCTGAAAGTATTACCCAGTTGCTGGCCGGCAGCGTGCGCGCCGCCGGGGCCGAGCCGGTAGTGGTAACGATAACCCCCCGGGAGGTCGGCGGAGTAGACCCACCACCGGTGGCGATAGCGGCGATCCAGGCGGCTGATGTCATCATCGCCCAGGCCAGCTACGCCATTATCCACACAGAAACGGTACGAAACGCCTTGAAACAGGGGTCACGTATCTGTGAAATGTGGGGCTTCAACGAGGACATGATGGTACACGGCGGCGCCACCGCCGACTACCCCGCCATCAGAGAGCTTTCCCTGAAGCTGGAAAAAATCCTTACCGAAGGTAAAGAAGCCCGCCTGACCACACCGGACGGGACCGATATGACCGTCTCCATGGAGGGCAGAGGGGGCGCCATTCTGGCCGGTTTCGCCACCGGGCCCGGGCAGTTCTGCGCCTTCCCTGACGGCGAAGCCACCATCGCCCCGATTGAGGGAAGCGCCCGCGGTGTTCTGGTGAACCCGTTCTGCATGGAGAAACAGGAGTTCGGTTTCATCAAGGAAGGAATAACGCTCAAGGTGGAAGGAGGCAGGGTCGTCGCCATTGAGGGGGGACTGATAGCCAGTCAGCTACGCAGCTTATTGGATTCGATGGGAGATACCGCCCGCAACATCGCCGAGCTGGCCATCGGCACCAACCCCAAGGCTCGTGTCGGCGTAACGATCAGGGAAACCAAAAAAGCCTGGGGCACCACCCACGTTGCCCTGGGAGACAGCCGGAGCATCGGCGGGACTGTGGAAAGCCCCCTGCACATGGACATGATTTTCCGGGAGCCGACACTGGTGGTTGACGGAAAAACAATCGTCAAGGATGGGCAG